The proteins below are encoded in one region of Populus alba chromosome 2, ASM523922v2, whole genome shotgun sequence:
- the LOC118057784 gene encoding probable E3 ubiquitin-protein ligase RHB1A isoform X2, which yields MSGVRSEENSNRKKYKATKTNYKKQSPSSPHLPSLSFPFFSPNRILLQRLSSGNGRLLLFFKETSFKRNARVLLSSAFTAGLLVELNLNTSTPDTFRPPPAPLPYDVVLGCPQSPDSESVREIISRSSFETLATCEDLEELDCRTHASSFLFSPRKSDVTKLHEPVASATEEDACPICLEEYDLENPKHITKCKHHFHLSCILEWMERSDICPICDQLTACQL from the exons ATGAGTGGAGTGCGCAGTGAGGAAAACAGCAACAGAAAAAAGTATAAAGCAACAAAGACAAATTACAAAAAGCAGAGTCCCTCCTCCCCTCACCTCCCCTCCCTGTCCTTCCCTTTCTTCTCACCGAATCGTATTTTGCTTCAGCGTCTCTCTTCAG GGAATGGGAGGTTGCTGTTGTTCTTCAAGGAAACCTCATTTAAACGGAACGCCCGTGTATTATTAT CCTCTGCATTCACTGCAGGTCTCCttgttgaattgaatttgaataCATCAACGCCTGATACTTTCCGCCCCCCTCCTGCACCTCTGCCATATGATGTGGTTTTGGGATGTCCACAATCACCAGATTCTGAGTCTGTTAGGGAAATAATTAGTCGCAGTAGTTTTGAAACTTTGGCAACATGTGAAGATCTTGAAGAATTGGACTGCAGAACTCATGCTAGTTCATTTCTTTTCTCCCCAAGGAAGTCAGACGTGACAAAATTACATGAACCTGTTGCATCAGCAACAGAAGAAGATGCTTGTCCGATATGCCTTGAAG AGTATGACTTGGAGAATCCAAAACACATCACGAAATGCAAACATCATTTTCACCTTTCCTGCATTCTAGAGTGGATGGAAAGGAGTGACATCTGCCCCATATGTGACCAG TTAACAGCTTGCCAACTTTAG
- the LOC118057784 gene encoding probable E3 ubiquitin-protein ligase RHB1A isoform X4, producing MSGVRSEENSNRKKYKATKTNYKKQSPSSPHLPSLSFPFFSPNRILLQRLSSASAFTAGLLVELNLNTSTPDTFRPPPAPLPYDVVLGCPQSPDSESVREIISRSSFETLATCEDLEELDCRTHASSFLFSPRKSDVTKLHEPVASATEEDACPICLEEYDLENPKHITKCKHHFHLSCILEWMERSDICPICDQEVIIDHTYN from the exons ATGAGTGGAGTGCGCAGTGAGGAAAACAGCAACAGAAAAAAGTATAAAGCAACAAAGACAAATTACAAAAAGCAGAGTCCCTCCTCCCCTCACCTCCCCTCCCTGTCCTTCCCTTTCTTCTCACCGAATCGTATTTTGCTTCAGCGTCTCTCTTCAG CCTCTGCATTCACTGCAGGTCTCCttgttgaattgaatttgaataCATCAACGCCTGATACTTTCCGCCCCCCTCCTGCACCTCTGCCATATGATGTGGTTTTGGGATGTCCACAATCACCAGATTCTGAGTCTGTTAGGGAAATAATTAGTCGCAGTAGTTTTGAAACTTTGGCAACATGTGAAGATCTTGAAGAATTGGACTGCAGAACTCATGCTAGTTCATTTCTTTTCTCCCCAAGGAAGTCAGACGTGACAAAATTACATGAACCTGTTGCATCAGCAACAGAAGAAGATGCTTGTCCGATATGCCTTGAAG AGTATGACTTGGAGAATCCAAAACACATCACGAAATGCAAACATCATTTTCACCTTTCCTGCATTCTAGAGTGGATGGAAAGGAGTGACATCTGCCCCATATGTGACCAG GAAGTAATAATTGACCACACCTACAATTAG
- the LOC118057784 gene encoding probable E3 ubiquitin-protein ligase RHB1A isoform X1: MSGVRSEENSNRKKYKATKTNYKKQSPSSPHLPSLSFPFFSPNRILLQRLSSGNGRLLLFFKETSFKRNARVLLSSAFTAGLLVELNLNTSTPDTFRPPPAPLPYDVVLGCPQSPDSESVREIISRSSFETLATCEDLEELDCRTHASSFLFSPRKSDVTKLHEPVASATEEDACPICLEEYDLENPKHITKCKHHFHLSCILEWMERSDICPICDQEVIIDHTYN; encoded by the exons ATGAGTGGAGTGCGCAGTGAGGAAAACAGCAACAGAAAAAAGTATAAAGCAACAAAGACAAATTACAAAAAGCAGAGTCCCTCCTCCCCTCACCTCCCCTCCCTGTCCTTCCCTTTCTTCTCACCGAATCGTATTTTGCTTCAGCGTCTCTCTTCAG GGAATGGGAGGTTGCTGTTGTTCTTCAAGGAAACCTCATTTAAACGGAACGCCCGTGTATTATTAT CCTCTGCATTCACTGCAGGTCTCCttgttgaattgaatttgaataCATCAACGCCTGATACTTTCCGCCCCCCTCCTGCACCTCTGCCATATGATGTGGTTTTGGGATGTCCACAATCACCAGATTCTGAGTCTGTTAGGGAAATAATTAGTCGCAGTAGTTTTGAAACTTTGGCAACATGTGAAGATCTTGAAGAATTGGACTGCAGAACTCATGCTAGTTCATTTCTTTTCTCCCCAAGGAAGTCAGACGTGACAAAATTACATGAACCTGTTGCATCAGCAACAGAAGAAGATGCTTGTCCGATATGCCTTGAAG AGTATGACTTGGAGAATCCAAAACACATCACGAAATGCAAACATCATTTTCACCTTTCCTGCATTCTAGAGTGGATGGAAAGGAGTGACATCTGCCCCATATGTGACCAG GAAGTAATAATTGACCACACCTACAATTAG
- the LOC118057784 gene encoding probable E3 ubiquitin-protein ligase RHB1A isoform X7: MGGCCCSSRKPHLNGTPVYYYCPPALEEHVSLTSHNVAASAFTAGLLVELNLNTSTPDTFRPPPAPLPYDVVLGCPQSPDSESVREIISRSSFETLATCEDLEELDCRTHASSFLFSPRKSDVTKLHEPVASATEEDACPICLEEYDLENPKHITKCKHHFHLSCILEWMERSDICPICDQEVIIDHTYN, encoded by the exons ATGGGAGGTTGCTGTTGTTCTTCAAGGAAACCTCATTTAAACGGAACGCCCGTGTATTATTAT TGTCCGCCAGCTTTGGAAGAGCATGTCTCCTTAACATCTCACAATGTTGCAGCCTCTGCATTCACTGCAGGTCTCCttgttgaattgaatttgaataCATCAACGCCTGATACTTTCCGCCCCCCTCCTGCACCTCTGCCATATGATGTGGTTTTGGGATGTCCACAATCACCAGATTCTGAGTCTGTTAGGGAAATAATTAGTCGCAGTAGTTTTGAAACTTTGGCAACATGTGAAGATCTTGAAGAATTGGACTGCAGAACTCATGCTAGTTCATTTCTTTTCTCCCCAAGGAAGTCAGACGTGACAAAATTACATGAACCTGTTGCATCAGCAACAGAAGAAGATGCTTGTCCGATATGCCTTGAAG AGTATGACTTGGAGAATCCAAAACACATCACGAAATGCAAACATCATTTTCACCTTTCCTGCATTCTAGAGTGGATGGAAAGGAGTGACATCTGCCCCATATGTGACCAG GAAGTAATAATTGACCACACCTACAATTAG
- the LOC118057784 gene encoding probable E3 ubiquitin-protein ligase RHB1A isoform X6, which yields MGSYRFFWLTKYHLAIYNILVQCPPALEEHVSLTSHNVAASAFTAGLLVELNLNTSTPDTFRPPPAPLPYDVVLGCPQSPDSESVREIISRSSFETLATCEDLEELDCRTHASSFLFSPRKSDVTKLHEPVASATEEDACPICLEEYDLENPKHITKCKHHFHLSCILEWMERSDICPICDQEVIIDHTYN from the exons ATGGGCTCATATAGGTTCTTTTGGCTAACAAAGTATCATCTTGCAATTTATAACATCCTTGTGCAGTGTCCGCCAGCTTTGGAAGAGCATGTCTCCTTAACATCTCACAATGTTGCAGCCTCTGCATTCACTGCAGGTCTCCttgttgaattgaatttgaataCATCAACGCCTGATACTTTCCGCCCCCCTCCTGCACCTCTGCCATATGATGTGGTTTTGGGATGTCCACAATCACCAGATTCTGAGTCTGTTAGGGAAATAATTAGTCGCAGTAGTTTTGAAACTTTGGCAACATGTGAAGATCTTGAAGAATTGGACTGCAGAACTCATGCTAGTTCATTTCTTTTCTCCCCAAGGAAGTCAGACGTGACAAAATTACATGAACCTGTTGCATCAGCAACAGAAGAAGATGCTTGTCCGATATGCCTTGAAG AGTATGACTTGGAGAATCCAAAACACATCACGAAATGCAAACATCATTTTCACCTTTCCTGCATTCTAGAGTGGATGGAAAGGAGTGACATCTGCCCCATATGTGACCAG GAAGTAATAATTGACCACACCTACAATTAG
- the LOC118057784 gene encoding probable E3 ubiquitin-protein ligase RHB1A isoform X3 — protein MSGVRSEENSNRKKYKATKTNYKKQSPSSPHLPSLSFPFFSPNRILLQRLSSGNGRLLLFFKETSFKRNARVLLCLLVELNLNTSTPDTFRPPPAPLPYDVVLGCPQSPDSESVREIISRSSFETLATCEDLEELDCRTHASSFLFSPRKSDVTKLHEPVASATEEDACPICLEEYDLENPKHITKCKHHFHLSCILEWMERSDICPICDQEVIIDHTYN, from the exons ATGAGTGGAGTGCGCAGTGAGGAAAACAGCAACAGAAAAAAGTATAAAGCAACAAAGACAAATTACAAAAAGCAGAGTCCCTCCTCCCCTCACCTCCCCTCCCTGTCCTTCCCTTTCTTCTCACCGAATCGTATTTTGCTTCAGCGTCTCTCTTCAG GGAATGGGAGGTTGCTGTTGTTCTTCAAGGAAACCTCATTTAAACGGAACGCCCGTGTATTATTAT GTCTCCttgttgaattgaatttgaataCATCAACGCCTGATACTTTCCGCCCCCCTCCTGCACCTCTGCCATATGATGTGGTTTTGGGATGTCCACAATCACCAGATTCTGAGTCTGTTAGGGAAATAATTAGTCGCAGTAGTTTTGAAACTTTGGCAACATGTGAAGATCTTGAAGAATTGGACTGCAGAACTCATGCTAGTTCATTTCTTTTCTCCCCAAGGAAGTCAGACGTGACAAAATTACATGAACCTGTTGCATCAGCAACAGAAGAAGATGCTTGTCCGATATGCCTTGAAG AGTATGACTTGGAGAATCCAAAACACATCACGAAATGCAAACATCATTTTCACCTTTCCTGCATTCTAGAGTGGATGGAAAGGAGTGACATCTGCCCCATATGTGACCAG GAAGTAATAATTGACCACACCTACAATTAG
- the LOC118057784 gene encoding probable E3 ubiquitin-protein ligase RHB1A isoform X5, whose translation MSGVRSEENSNRKKYKATKTNYKKQSPSSPHLPSLSFPFFSPNRILLQRLSSGLLVELNLNTSTPDTFRPPPAPLPYDVVLGCPQSPDSESVREIISRSSFETLATCEDLEELDCRTHASSFLFSPRKSDVTKLHEPVASATEEDACPICLEEYDLENPKHITKCKHHFHLSCILEWMERSDICPICDQEVIIDHTYN comes from the exons ATGAGTGGAGTGCGCAGTGAGGAAAACAGCAACAGAAAAAAGTATAAAGCAACAAAGACAAATTACAAAAAGCAGAGTCCCTCCTCCCCTCACCTCCCCTCCCTGTCCTTCCCTTTCTTCTCACCGAATCGTATTTTGCTTCAGCGTCTCTCTTCAG GTCTCCttgttgaattgaatttgaataCATCAACGCCTGATACTTTCCGCCCCCCTCCTGCACCTCTGCCATATGATGTGGTTTTGGGATGTCCACAATCACCAGATTCTGAGTCTGTTAGGGAAATAATTAGTCGCAGTAGTTTTGAAACTTTGGCAACATGTGAAGATCTTGAAGAATTGGACTGCAGAACTCATGCTAGTTCATTTCTTTTCTCCCCAAGGAAGTCAGACGTGACAAAATTACATGAACCTGTTGCATCAGCAACAGAAGAAGATGCTTGTCCGATATGCCTTGAAG AGTATGACTTGGAGAATCCAAAACACATCACGAAATGCAAACATCATTTTCACCTTTCCTGCATTCTAGAGTGGATGGAAAGGAGTGACATCTGCCCCATATGTGACCAG GAAGTAATAATTGACCACACCTACAATTAG
- the LOC118057786 gene encoding calmodulin-binding receptor-like cytoplasmic kinase 2 isoform X1 has product MKSPCSPYARRAPASEVRSTLDRIPYSPTSSSYPGSPAVKKRDPLFAVAKSMAGVFGACLMPPEPEPNDSKAFGSSEELKAPSVVSNTSGSSERRQGSNRGIYSSPFNSVREREPGSVNFTMEEIYRATRNFSSTFKIGQGDFGTVYKGRLQDGTAVAIKRAKKSVNYDKHLGEEFQSEIRTLAQVEHLHLVKFYGYLEHEDERIVLMEYVPNGTLREHLDCMHGNVIDLAVRVDIAIDVAHAVTYLHIYTDHPIIHRDIKSSNILLTENFRAKVADFGFARLAANRDSGATYVFTQVKGTAGYLDPEYIRTYQLTEKSDVYSFGVLLVELMTARRPIEPKREVKERVTAKWAIKKFAEGNAIVILDPKLERTAANKLALEKILELAFQCLAPGKQSRPSMRKCAEVLWSIRKDYKEQSTSDFCELISSKSQGSFSAITEE; this is encoded by the exons ATGAAAAGCCCATGTTCTCCCTACGCTCGCCGGGCCCCAGCCTCTGAAGTACGGTCTACGTTGGACCGTATTCCTTACTCCCCTACATCCTCCTCCTACCCAGGCAGCCCCGCCGTGAAGAAGCGGGACCCATTGTTTGCGGTAGCGAAATCGATGGCCGGAGTGTTTGGTGCTTGTTTAATGCCCCCCGAGCCTGAGCCGAACGATTCAAAGGCCTTTGGTTCCTCTGAAGAGTTAAAAGCTCCCTCTG TTGTATCCAATACTTCTGGGAGCAGTGAAAGAAGGCAAGGTTCAAATCGAGGCATCTATAGCAGTCCGTTCAATTCAGTCCGTGAGAGAGAACCTGGGAGTGTTAATTTTACCATGGAGGAAATATATAGAGCCACAAGGAACTTCTCCTCCACATTCAAGATTGGACAAGGTGATTTTGGGACTGTTTACAAGGGGAGACTCCAAGATGGAACCGCTGTTGCCATCAAACGTGCCAAGAAG AGTGTAAATTATGACAAGCATTTAGGTGAAGAATTTCAAAGTGAGATTCGAACACTGGCACAGGTGGAACATTTACATCTAGTAAAGTTCTATGGATATTTGGAACATGAAGATGAAAGAATTGTTCTTATGGAGTATGTTCCCAATGGAACTCTCAGAGAACACTTGGATT GCATGCATGGAAATGTTATTGACCTTGCTGTGCGCGTAGATATTGCAATTGATGTGGCTCATGCAGTCACCTACCTTCACATATACACAG ATCACCCAATTATTCACAGGGACATAAAGTCCTCCAACATTCTCCTCACAGAAAACTTTCGAGCCAAGGTAGCTGATTTTGGTTTTGCTAGACTGGCAGCTAACAGGGATTCAGGTGCCACCTATGTGTTTACCCAAGTTAAAGGAACTGCTGGATACTTGGACCCAGAATACATAAGGACGTATCAATTAACTGAGAAGAGCGATGTTTATTCATTTGGTGTGTTGCTGGTTGAACTAATGACAGCAAGGCGTCCTATTGAACCGAAAAGGGAAGTAAAGGAACGTGTAACTGCAAAATGG GCAATAAAGAAGTTTGCAGAAGGTAATGCCATTGTGATCTTGGACCCGAAGCTAGAGCGAACTGCTGCAAATAAGTTGGCCCTAGAAAAGATTCTGGAACTAGCATTCCAATGTTTGGCTCCTGGAAAACAGAGCAGGCCGAGCATGAGGAAATGCGCAGAGGTTCTTTGGAGCATTCGTAAGGATTACAAGGAACAATCAACCTCAGATTTTTGTGAACTTATTTCTTCTAAATCACAGGGGAGTTTTTCAGCTATAACAGAAGAATAA
- the LOC118057786 gene encoding calmodulin-binding receptor-like cytoplasmic kinase 2 isoform X2 → MNRSYLFLPVVSNTSGSSERRQGSNRGIYSSPFNSVREREPGSVNFTMEEIYRATRNFSSTFKIGQGDFGTVYKGRLQDGTAVAIKRAKKSVNYDKHLGEEFQSEIRTLAQVEHLHLVKFYGYLEHEDERIVLMEYVPNGTLREHLDCMHGNVIDLAVRVDIAIDVAHAVTYLHIYTDHPIIHRDIKSSNILLTENFRAKVADFGFARLAANRDSGATYVFTQVKGTAGYLDPEYIRTYQLTEKSDVYSFGVLLVELMTARRPIEPKREVKERVTAKWAIKKFAEGNAIVILDPKLERTAANKLALEKILELAFQCLAPGKQSRPSMRKCAEVLWSIRKDYKEQSTSDFCELISSKSQGSFSAITEE, encoded by the exons ATGAACCGCTCATATCTGTTCCTGCCAGTTGTATCCAATACTTCTGGGAGCAGTGAAAGAAGGCAAGGTTCAAATCGAGGCATCTATAGCAGTCCGTTCAATTCAGTCCGTGAGAGAGAACCTGGGAGTGTTAATTTTACCATGGAGGAAATATATAGAGCCACAAGGAACTTCTCCTCCACATTCAAGATTGGACAAGGTGATTTTGGGACTGTTTACAAGGGGAGACTCCAAGATGGAACCGCTGTTGCCATCAAACGTGCCAAGAAG AGTGTAAATTATGACAAGCATTTAGGTGAAGAATTTCAAAGTGAGATTCGAACACTGGCACAGGTGGAACATTTACATCTAGTAAAGTTCTATGGATATTTGGAACATGAAGATGAAAGAATTGTTCTTATGGAGTATGTTCCCAATGGAACTCTCAGAGAACACTTGGATT GCATGCATGGAAATGTTATTGACCTTGCTGTGCGCGTAGATATTGCAATTGATGTGGCTCATGCAGTCACCTACCTTCACATATACACAG ATCACCCAATTATTCACAGGGACATAAAGTCCTCCAACATTCTCCTCACAGAAAACTTTCGAGCCAAGGTAGCTGATTTTGGTTTTGCTAGACTGGCAGCTAACAGGGATTCAGGTGCCACCTATGTGTTTACCCAAGTTAAAGGAACTGCTGGATACTTGGACCCAGAATACATAAGGACGTATCAATTAACTGAGAAGAGCGATGTTTATTCATTTGGTGTGTTGCTGGTTGAACTAATGACAGCAAGGCGTCCTATTGAACCGAAAAGGGAAGTAAAGGAACGTGTAACTGCAAAATGG GCAATAAAGAAGTTTGCAGAAGGTAATGCCATTGTGATCTTGGACCCGAAGCTAGAGCGAACTGCTGCAAATAAGTTGGCCCTAGAAAAGATTCTGGAACTAGCATTCCAATGTTTGGCTCCTGGAAAACAGAGCAGGCCGAGCATGAGGAAATGCGCAGAGGTTCTTTGGAGCATTCGTAAGGATTACAAGGAACAATCAACCTCAGATTTTTGTGAACTTATTTCTTCTAAATCACAGGGGAGTTTTTCAGCTATAACAGAAGAATAA
- the LOC118057788 gene encoding uncharacterized protein: MRIRKNAKLSSLVFSHGLGAQPLQTHVCQLNQSPWDVISFSQETYYPSSSLNQFDGEDSLNGNGSLGDSIGAVESVASMMMEDSEEKGMIKMKVDNMVIIDDNHDNEGNRRSEMLDDYEGIKIDSEFELMKCNKTDGKGWHCKNETRNGLPMCDHHHHHHLTSLKSSSCNNGNFNGGAIATKKPDKGTCITGARRGRAKSAKKGSSSNSNPYEFYYYSGFGPLWGKRRGDRDAVNKNEDKDVDNGTIIDSMTPNTTPFSSSSPIKNNRQFDYVDEEEEDDDEDSGKKRMRKPVKARSLKSFM, encoded by the exons ATGAGGATTCGAAAGAACGCAAAGCTATCGTCTCTCGTGTTCTCGCACGGTTTAGGAGCTCAGCCACTACAGACACACGTTTGCCAGCTTAACCAGTCACCATGGGATGTGATTTCTTTCTCTCAAGAAACTTATTACCCGTCTTCTTCACTCAACCAG TTCGACGGAGAAGATAGCCTTAATGGAAATGGTAGCTTAGGCGATTCTATCGGTGCTGTTGAGAG CGTGGCGTCGATGATGATGGAAGATTCGGAAGAGAAGGGAATGATCAAAATGAAGGTCGATAATATGGTTATTATTGACGATAATCATGACAATGAAGGTAACAGGAGATCAGAGATGCTCGACGATTACGAAGGAATAAAAATAGATAGCGAATTCGAGCTAATGAAATGCAACAAGACTGATGGCAAAGGCTGGCATTGCAAGAATGAGACTAGAAATGGGCTCCCTATGTGcgaccatcatcatcatcatcatttgacATCTCTCAAATCATCATCATGTAACAACGGCAACTTTAATGGCGGTGCCATTGCTACAAAAAAACCTGATAAGGGTACTTGTATAACTGGGGCACGCCGTGGTCGGGCAAAGTCAGCTAAAAAAGGGTCATCATCCAACTCAAATCCGTATGAATTTTATTACTATTCTGGGTTTGGGCCGTTGTGGGGCAAGAGAAGAGGAGATAGAGATGCAGTCAACAAGAATGAGGACAAGGATGTTGACAACGGTACCATTATTGATTCCATGACTCCAAATACGACACCGTTCTCAAGTTCTTcgccaattaaaaataatcggCAGTTTGATTATGTcgacgaggaggaggaggacgaCGACGAGGATAGCGGCAAGAAACGGATGCGGAAACCCGTGAAAGCGCGGTCCCTAAAGTCTTTTATGTGA
- the LOC118057789 gene encoding brassinosteroid-responsive RING protein 1: protein MGFPVGYSEVFLPKLFVHALSFLGFIRNLILCLFNYLGLSGFLETDNIWPDDPIRMSCYPPLSAALIREILPVIKFEDLVTGDGGCCDLPESCAVCLFEFEGEDEIRWLKNCKHIFHRACLDRWMDHDRKTCPLCRNSFVPDEMQEEFNQRLWAANNDDSDFYCE, encoded by the coding sequence ATGGGGTTTCCAGTTGGGTATTCAGAGGTTTTCTTACCAAAGTTATTTGTACACGCACTTTCCTTTCTGGGTTTTATCAGAAACCTCATTTTGTGTCTTTTCAACTATCTGGGGTTGTCAGGATTTCTTGAAACAGACAACATTTGGCCCGACGACCCGATCCGAATGTCCTGCTACCCGCCTCTATCAGCTGCCCTTATCCGGGAAATCTTGCCTGTCATCAAGTTCGAGGATTTGGTTACCGGGGATGGTGGTTGTTGTGACTTGCCGGAGAGTTGTGctgtttgtttgtttgagtTTGAGGGAGAGGATGAGATCAGATGGTTGAAGAATTGTAAGCACATTTTTCACAGGGCTTGTTTGGACCGTTGGATGGATCATGATAGGAAAACGTGTCCACTTTGCAGGAACTCGTTTGTGCCTGATGAGATGCAGGAAGAGTTTAATCAACGGTTATGGGCTGCAAATAACGATGATAGTGATTTTTACTGTGAGTAG